From the Mangifera indica cultivar Alphonso chromosome 10, CATAS_Mindica_2.1, whole genome shotgun sequence genome, one window contains:
- the LOC123228084 gene encoding DNA damage-binding protein 1a, whose product MSIWNYVVTAHKPTNVTHSCVGNFTSPQELNLIIAKCTRIEIHLLTPQGLQPMLDVPIYGRIATLELFRPHGEAQDFLFIATERYKFCVLQWDAESSELITRAMGDVFDRIGRPTDNGQIGIIDPDCRLIGLHLYDGLFKVIPFDSKGQLKEAFNIRLEELQVLDIKFLYGCSKPTIVVLYQDNKDARHVKTYEVALKDKDFAEGPWSQNNLDNGADLLIPVPPPLCGVLIIGEETIVYCSANTFKAIPIRPSITKAYGRVDADGSRYLLGDHAGLLHLLVITHEKEKVTGLKIELLGETSIASTISYLDNAFVYIGSSYGDSQLIKLNLQPDAKGSYVEVLERYVNLGPIVDFCVVDLERQGQGQVVTCSGAYKDGSLRIVRNGIGINEQASVELQGIKGMWSLRSSTDDPFDTFLVVSFISETRILAMNLEDELEETEIEGFCSQAQTLFCHDAVYNQLVQVTSSSVRLVSSTSRELRHEWKAPAGYSVNVATANATQVLLATGGGHLVYLEIDDGTLTEIKHAQLEYEISCLDINPIGENPNYSQIAAVGMWTDISVRIFSLPDLNLITKEHLGGEIIPRSVLLCAFEGISYLLCALGDGHLLNFLLNMNTGELTDRKKVSLGTQPITLRTFSSKSTTHVFAASDRPTVIYSSNKKLLYSNVNLKEVSHMCPFNSAAFPDSLAIAKEGELTIGTIDDIQKLHIRSIPLGEHARRICHQEQSRTFAICSLKNQSSADESEMHFIRLLDDQTFEFMSTYPLDTFEYGCSILSCSFSDDSNVYYCVGTAYVLPEENEPTKGRILVFIVEDGKLQLIAEKETKGAVYSLNAFNGKLLAAINQKIQLYKWMLRDDGSRELQSECGHHGHILALYVQTRGDFIVVGDLMKSISLLIYKHEEGAIEERARDYNANWMSAVEILDDDIYLGAENNFNLFTVRKNSEGATDEERGRLEVVGEYHLGEFVNRFRHGSLVMRLPDSDVGQIPTVIFGTVNGVIGVIASLPHEQYLFLEKLQSNLRKVIKGVGGLNHEQWRSFNNEKKTVDAKNFLDGDLIESFLDLSRSRMDEISKTMNVSVEELCKRVEELTRLH is encoded by the exons ATGAGTATATGGAACTACGTCGTTACGGCTCACAAGCCCACCAATGTTACTCACTCTTGTGTCGGCAATTTCACCAGCCCTCAGGAGCTCAATCTCATTATTGC GAAATGCACTCGTATTGAAATACATTTGCTTACTCCTCAGGGACTGCAG CCTATGTTGGATGTACCCATATACGGAAGAATTGCAACTCTTGAACTTTTTCGCCCTCAT GGTGAAGCACAGGATTTTCTATTCATTGCAACTGAAAGATACAAATTCTGTGTTCTCCAGTGGGATGCTGAGTCCTCTGAGCTTATTACAAG AGCAATGGGAGATGTCTTTGATCGTATAGGCCGTCCTACAGATAATGGTCAG ATTGGCATAATTGATCCTGATTGTAGATTGATTGGACTCCATCTGTATGATGGGTTGTTCAAG GTTATTCCTTTCGATAGTAAAGGACAGCTAAAGGAAGCCTTTAATATTAG GCTTGAGGAGCTTCAGGTCTTGGATATCAAGTTTCTTTATGGTTGTTCAAAACCAACAATTGTAGTGCTCTACCAG GATAATAAAGATGCTCGTCATGTCAAAACGTACGAGGTTGCTCTGAAAGATAAAGATTTTGCTGAGGGCCCGTGGTCCCAGAATAATTTGGACAATGGAGCTGATTTGTTGATACCAGTACCTCCACCTCTCTGTGGTGTTCTTATAATTGGAGAAGAAACAATTGTCTATTGTAGTGCTAATACTTTTAAAGCAATTCCAATAAGACCA TCTATCACAAAAGCCTATGGAAGAGTTGATGCTGATGGTTCTAGGTATCTACTTGGTGACCATGCTGGCCTGCTTCACCTGCTGGTCATAACCCATGAGAAAGAGAA GGTCACTGGACTAAAAATTGAGCTGTTGGGCGAAACATCTATTGCATCTACTATATCATATTTGGATAATGCATTTGTGTATATTGGCTCAAGCTATGGAGATTCACAG CTTATAAAGCTAAATCTACAACCTGATGCAAAGGGTTCATATGTGGAAGTATTAGAAAGGTATGTCAACTTGGGGCCCATTGTTGACTTCTGTGTGGTTGACCTTGAGAGGCAAGGCCAAGGTCAGGTTGTAACATGCTCTGGAGCTTACAAGGATGGTTCTCTTCGCATAGTTCGAAATGGGATTGGAATAAATGAACAG GCATCAGTGGAATTGCAAGGTATTAAAGGGATGTGGTCTTTGAGATCATCCACCGATGATCCATTTGATACCTTCCTGGTGGTTAGTTTTATCAGTGAAACACGGATTTTAGCAATGAATCTGGAGGATGAGCTGGAAGAGACTGAGATAGAGGGTTTTTGTTCTCAAGCACAGACTTTGTTTTGCCATGACGCTGTTTACAATCAACTTGTTCag GTTACTTCTAGCTCTGTAAGACTTGTAAGTTCGACATCTAGGGAGCTGCGCCATGAATGGAAAGCTCCAGCAGGATATTCAGTTAATGTTGCAACTGCCAACGCTACTCAG GTTTTACTGGCAACCGGAGGTGGGCATTTGGTTTATTTAGAAATTGATGATGGAACATTGACAGAAATAAAACATGCACAACTGGAGTATGAGATATCATGCCTTGACATTAATCCAATTGGTGAGAACCCCAACTATAGTCAGATAGCTGCAGTTGGAATGTGGACAGATATAAGTGTTAGGATATTCTCACTTCCTGACCTAAATCTGATCACTAAGGAGCATCTGGGTGGAGAAATCATACCTCGATCTGTTCTTCTCTGTGCCTTTGAAGGG ATATCTTACTTGTTATGTGCACTTGGAGATGgtcatcttttaaattttttgttgaacATGAATACTGGTGAGTTGACGGATAGGAAAAAAGTGTCGCTGGGAACCCAACCTATTACACTCCGTACTTTCTCATCCAAGAGTACCACTCATGTATTTGCTGCATCAGATAGACCGACAGTGATTTATAGCAGTAACAAAAAGCTACTTTATAGTAATGTAAATTTGAAAGAAGTCAGTCATATGTGCCCTTTCAACTCTGCTGCCTTTCCAGACAG CCTTGCAATTGCAAAAGAAGGTGAGCTTACTATTGGCACAATTGATGATATCCAGAAGCTTCATATCCGCTCTATACCTCTTGGGGAGCATGCACGCCGTATCTGTCATCAAGAGCAGTCCCGGACTTTTGCTATCTGTAGTTTGAAGAACCAGTCTAGTGCGGATGAATCTGAAATGCACTTCATCCGCTTGTTAGATGACCAAACATTTGAGTTTATGTCAACTTACCCACTTGACACATTTGAGTACGGTTGCTCCATCCTCAGCTGCTCTTTCTCTGATGATAGTAATGTTTATTACTGTGTTGGGACTGCCTATGTTCTGCCAGAAGAAAATGAGCCTACCAAG GGGAGGATATTGGTTTTCATAGTGGAGGATGGGAAGTTACAGCTGATTGCAGAGAAGGAAACTAAGGGAGCAGTTTATTCATTGAATGCCTTCAATGGTAAATTGCTTGCAGCTATCAATCAAAAAATCCAGTTATACAAGTGGATGCTCCGAGATGATGGTAGTCGGGAATTGCAATCTGAATGTGGTCATCATGGTCACATACTTGCCCTCTATGTACAAACTCGTGGAGATTTCATTGTTGTTGGTGATTTGATGAAATCTATTTCCTTGCTAATctacaag CATGAAGAAGGTGCCATTGAAGAACGGGCTCGTGACTACAACGCAAATTGGATGTCAGCCGTTGAAATTCTTGATGATGACATATACCTTGGTGCTGAAAACAACTTTAACCTCTTTACAGTTAGGAAGAATAGTGAAGGTGCCACTGATGAGGAGAGAGGCCGCCTTGAGGTGGTTGGTGAATACCACCTGGGAGAATTTGTGAATCGATTTCGGCATGGTTCCCTTGTGATGCGATTGCCAGATTCTGATGTGGGTCAGATTCCAACTGTGATATTTGGGACGGTGAATGGTGTTATTGGGGTTATTGCTTCACTTCCTCACGAGCAGTACCTTTTCTTAGAGAAGCTGCAGTCAAACTTAAGGAAGGTGATAAAGGGTGTGGGAGGGTTGAATCATGAGCAATGGAGATCATTCAACAACGAGAAGAAAACAGTGGATGCGAAAAATTTCCTGGATGGTGATTTAATAGAGTCGTTCCTTGATCTGAGCCGTAGTCGGATGGATGAAATTTCGAAGACGATGAATGTTTCAGTAGAGGAGCTGTGTAAGAGAGTTGAGGAACTCACTAGGTTGCATTGA